The sequence below is a genomic window from bacterium.
GACCTTGCCGTTCTTCACCATGAAAAGGTTCTCGCCGCTGGCCTCGGAGACGAAGCCCTCGGTGTCGAGCATGACGGTCTCTTCGTAGCCGGCCAGCAGGGCCTCGCGCTTGGCCAAGATCGAATTGACGTAGCTGGCCACGGCCTTGCTCTTGGTCATCGTCACGTTGACGTGATGGCGGGCATAGCTCGAAACCTTGGCCCGGATTCCGTTCTTCACGCCCTCGTCGCCGAGATAGGTCCCCCATGGCCAGGCGATGATAGCGACCCGGGTGGGGTTGCCGCTGGCGGCCAAGCCCATTTCGCCGTCGCCGACGAAGACCAGCGGCCGCAGGTAGCCGGCCTTGAGCTTGTTGACGCGGAAGATGTCCTTGCAGGCTTCGAGGATCTGCTCCTTGGGGAAGGGGATTTCCATCAAGAGGATGTGAGCCGAATCGTAGAGCCGGTCGATGTGCTCTTGGAGCCGGAAGAGGGCGCTCTTGCCGCCCTCGCCCTCGTAGCAGCGAATCCCTTCGAAGACCCCCATGCCGTAGTGCAGGGTGTGGGTGAGGACGTGGACCTTGGCGTCGTCCCAAGGAATCATTTTTCCGTCCAACCAGATCTTCTCGACTTTTTGCACCGCGGGCATCTTGGGTCTCCTTGCGTGTCATTCCGAGGAGCGAAGCGACGAGGAATCTTTGCGGAGTCCTTAATGCTAAGTGGCTCCGCAGGGATCCCTCGCTACGCTCGGGATGACAAATCCTTTAGGCTCTCCGTGTACGGCATCCGATGGATGCCTCGCTCGGTAATAATGGCCTCTACCAATTCATGAGGGGTCACGTCAAAGGCCGGATTAAAGACTTGAATGCCCTTGGGCGCGGTGTTGGTGCCGAAGAAGGCCGTGACCTCCTCGCTCTTCCGTTCCTCGATCGGGATGTGGGCGCCGTCGGGCGTGGCTAGGTCGACGGTGGAGGAGGGCGCCACCACGTAGAAGGGAATTCCGTGATGCTTGGCCAGGACCGCCACGCCATAGGTGCCGATCTTGTTGGCGACGTCGCCGTTGGCCGCGATCCGATCGCTGCCGACCACCACCCCGTGGATTTTCCCGAGGCGCATCAGGTGGGCCACCATGTTGTCGGTGACCAAGGTCACGTCGATGCCGTTCTTGCTCAATTCCCAAGCCGTCAGCCGGGCTCCCTGCAGGAAAGGCCGGGTTTCGGAGGAGATGACCTTGAACTTCTTGCCGCGGCGTTGGGCCTCGTAGAAAAGCGAAAGGGCGGTGCCTTCGCCGGCCGTCGCCAGCGCGCCGGCGTTGCAGTGGGTGAGGTAGGTCTTGCCTTCCTCGATCAGCGGCGCGCCTTTCTCGCCCATCTGGCGGCACATCCGGACGTCTTCCTCGAAGATCCGGAGGGCCTCTTCCAAAATCTTGTTCTGCAGGACCAGTAGGTTGCTGTCGCTCTGTTGACGGTAGAAGCCTTGCACCCGCTTGACCGCCCAAGCCAGGTTGACCGCGGTCGGGCGCTGGCTGATCAATAGCTCGGCCGCCTTGTCCATCTCGGCGAAGAAGGCTTCGCGGTCCTTGGCCTTGGAATGGTTGGCGGCCAAGGCCATGCCGAAGGCCCCGGCGACGCCGATGGCCGGCGCGCCGCGGATGACCATGGTCTGGATGGCTTCGGCGACCTCCTCGGCCGTCCGATAGGTGTTGTAAATCTCCTCGTTGGGGAGCTTACGCTGGTCGATCATGACCACCGCGTCGTCCTGCCATTGGAGGGTGAAGAAGTTCATAGAGTCTTTCTCCCTCCCCTTTGTAAGGGGAGGGTTGGGGAGGGGTAGAGAATTTGCGGTGATGCGAAATTTAGCGTCATAGCAGTCTCTCTACCTCCCCCTGACCCCCTCCTTACAAAGGAGGGGGAATTAGCCTTTCAATTTCTTCGTCAATAAATCGTTTACGATCCCCGGATTGGCCTTGCCCTGGAGCGCTTTCATCGTCTGGCCGACGAAATAACCGAAGAGCTTGTCCTTGCCGCTGCGGAAATCGGCCAGTTGCTTGGGATTGGCCGCGATGACTTCGTCGATGATCTTTTCGATGGCGCCGGTGTCGGAGACCTGGACGAAGCCCTTCTCCTCGACGATGGCCGCCACCGTTTTGCCGGTGGCGGCGACTTCGCTGAAGATCTCCTTGGCCATGCCGCCGCTGACCTGGCCCGATTCGCTGAGCTTGAAGACCTCGGCGACGATCTGGGGCTTGATCCTATCGAAGGTCTCGGGGAAATCCTTCTGCAGCTTGAGCAAGTGGGTCATGTAGAGATTGCTGACCTTCTTGGCTTCGACGCCCGAGAGCTTGACCGCGGCCTCCCAATGTTCGGCCACCGGCTTCTCGGCGGTGAGCACCTCGGCGTCGTAGGCCGGAATGGCGTAGTCCTTGGCGAAGCGCTGGCTCTTCTCGTGGGCCAGCTCCGGCTGGTTCTTGCGGATCTGCTCGACCCAGCTCTCCTCGACGATCAAGGGCAGCAGGTCGGGATCCGGGAAATAACGGTAGTCGTTGGCCTCTTCTTTCGAGCGCATCGACTCGCTGACGCCCTTGTCGGCGTTCCAGAGCCGAGTCTCCTGGACGACCTGCTTGCCGTCGAGGATCAGCGCTTCCTGGCGCTTGACTTCGTACTCGATGGCCCGCTCGACGTTGCGGAAGCTGTTCATGTTCTTCAGCTCGCAGCGGGTGCCGAATTTTTCCTGGCCGAAGGGCCGGATCGAGACGTTGGCGTCGCAGCGGAAGCTGCCTTCTTCCATGTTGCCGTCGCAGATGTCGAGATAGACCAAGATGTCGCGGAGCCGCTTGAGATAGGCGCTGGCTTCCTTGGACGAGCGCATGTCGGGCTCGGAGACGATCTCGATCAGCGGCACGCAGGCCCGGTTGAGGTCGACGTGGCTATAGGCGGGATCGCCGAAATCGTGGACCGACTTGCCGGCATCCTCTTCCATGTGGATCCGGGTCAGGCCGACCCGCTTGCCTTGGCCGTCGAACTCGATGTCGAGATAGCCTTTCTCGCAGATCGGGAACTCGTACTGGCTGATCTGGTAGCCCTTGGGCAGGTCGGGGTAGAAATAATTCTTCCGGGCGAAGACGCTCTTGCGCTTGATCCGGCAATGGGTGGCCAAGCCGGCCTTGACCGCGTACTCGACGGCTTTGCCGTTCAGGACCGGCAGGACGCCGGGCAGGCCCAGGCAAACCTCGCAGGTGTTGGTGTTGGGCGGCCGGCCGAACTCGGTCGAGCAGGCGCAGAAGAGCTTGGTTTGGGTCTTGAGCTGGGCGTGGACCTCGAGCCCGATGACGGTTTCGAATGGTGTCATAGCGGCGGCCTCTTGCGGTGCCATTCGCTCGCCTGCTCGTAGGCATAGGCGGCGTGGAAGATCTTCTCTTCCTGGAAATGGCCGGCGATGAGCTGCATGCCGATCGGCAGCCCGCCCTTGCTGATGCCGCAGGGCAGGCTCATGCCGGGCAGGCCGGCCAGGTTGACGTTGATCGTGAAGATGTCGCTCAAATACATCTGAATCGGATCGTCGGCTTTCTCGCCGATCTTGAAAGCCGGAAAGGGCGAGGTCGGCGTCACCAGCAGGTCGACTTCCTTGAAGGCGTTTTCGAAGTCGCGGCGAATCAGGGTCCGGACCTGCTGAGCCTTCAAATAATAAGCGTCGTAGTAACCGGCGCTGAGCACATAGGTGCCGAGCATGATCCGGCGCTTGACCTCGGGACCGAAGCCCTCGGAGCGCGACTTCGTGTAAAGCTCGTAGAGGTCCTTGGGATTTTCAGTGCGGTGGCCGAAGCGGACGCCGTCGTAGCGGGCCAGGTTGCTGCTGGCCTCGGCCGGCGCCAGGATGTAGTAGGTCGGCACGGCGTACTCGGTGTGGGGCAGCGAGACTTCCCGGATTTCGGCGCCGAGCGCCTTGTAGGTCTCCAAGGCCTGCTTCACCGCGGCGTCGACCTCGGGATCGGTGCCCTCGATGAAGTATTCCCTGGCCACCCCGATCTTCAGTCCCTTGCAATCTTTTTTCAGCGCGGCGGTGTAATCCGGAACCTCGGCCTTGAAGGAGGTCGAGTCGCGCGAATCGTGGCCGGCGATGGCGTTGAGGACGATGGCACAGTCGCGGACGTCCTTAGTCATCGGCCCGACTTGGTCGAGCGAGGAGGCGAAGGCGATCACGCCGAAGCGCGAGACCCGGCCGTAGGTCGGCTTGAGTCCGACGATCCCGGTCAGCGAAGCCGGCTGGCGGATCGAGCCGCCGGTGTCGGTGCCCAGAGTGGCATAGCAGAGGCCGGCCGAAACCGCCGCCGCCGAGCCGCCGCTGGAGCCGCCGGGGGTGCGCTCGAGGTCCCAAGGGTTCTTGGTCTTCTTGAAATGGGAGGTCTCGGTCGAGGAGCCCATCGCGAACTCATCCATGTTGACCTTGCCGGTCAAGACGATGCCCTGATCGAAGAGCTTTTGGGCCGAGGTCGCGGTATAGGGCGGGATGAAGTTATGCAAGATCTTGGAGCCGCAAGTAGTGCGGATGCCTTGGGTCAGGAAGATGTCCTTGAGCGAGAAGGGGATGCCGGCGAGCGGCCCGGTCTTTTCGCCCTTGGCGATCTTGGCGTCGACGTCCTCGGCTTTTTGGAGGGCTAGATCGGCGGTCACCGTCAGGTAGGACTCGACCTTGGGATCGACTTCGGCGATCCGCTTGAGAGTTGCCTGGGTCAGCTCCTTCGAAGAGACTTCCTTCTTGGCCAGCTTTTCGGCCGCCTCGGCCAGTGTGAGGTGGTGGAGTTCCATTAGATCACCTTGGGGACGCGGAAGAAGTGGGCCTCATGGTCCGGCGAGATCTCGAGGACGGCGTCGATCACCTGGCATTGCTTCACCTCGTCGGCTCGCAAGGGGTTGGGCACTTCGACCGCGTGGGTGGTGGCCTCGATCTTGGACGTGTCGAGCTGCTTCAGCTTCTCGACGTGGCCGAGGATATTGTTGAGCTGCTCGGTGTACTTGCCGATATCGGCTTCGGAAAGCTGAAGCCGGGCCAGCTTGGCGATGTTCAGGATCGTTTCGCGGTTGATCATGGTGTCCTTTAAAATTTGAACAGGTCGAGGACGTTGTAAAAGAAGCCGCTTTCCTTGCCCGCGATGCGCTCGAGCTCGCCCGCCTCGAGGAAGATTCCGTTGCAGTTGGGGCACTTCTCGATGGTGAGGCCCTTATAGACGATCGAATGCATCTCGAAGCCGCAGTTGGCGCAGTGATGCCAATGTAATTGCTTGAGTTTTTCCAGCTCGGCGGCCGCCATATCGGCTTTGACCTTCTCGGCCAGCTCTTGGCGCTTCTCGATCTCCTGGCGGGCGATGAATTCCTCTTCTTCGTGGGAGGGCTTGAAGTTGGTCGACATGGTCTGAACTCCTTTGTCCTTGTACTACTTCGATTTTTTTGTGCTCTTCAAGTGAGAAAAGGGGGAGCTTTGTGGTGCTGCCGGCTTTGGCGCTTTTGCCCGGTCGGGGTCTGGGGGCGGGGATGCCTCTCTCAAATTCTGCCCGGTCGGGCTAGTCGGGG
It includes:
- the gatC gene encoding Asp-tRNA(Asn)/Glu-tRNA(Gln) amidotransferase subunit GatC, with the translated sequence MINRETILNIAKLARLQLSEADIGKYTEQLNNILGHVEKLKQLDTSKIEATTHAVEVPNPLRADEVKQCQVIDAVLEISPDHEAHFFRVPKVI
- the mtnA gene encoding S-methyl-5-thioribose-1-phosphate isomerase; protein product: MNFFTLQWQDDAVVMIDQRKLPNEEIYNTYRTAEEVAEAIQTMVIRGAPAIGVAGAFGMALAANHSKAKDREAFFAEMDKAAELLISQRPTAVNLAWAVKRVQGFYRQQSDSNLLVLQNKILEEALRIFEEDVRMCRQMGEKGAPLIEEGKTYLTHCNAGALATAGEGTALSLFYEAQRRGKKFKVISSETRPFLQGARLTAWELSKNGIDVTLVTDNMVAHLMRLGKIHGVVVGSDRIAANGDVANKIGTYGVAVLAKHHGIPFYVVAPSSTVDLATPDGAHIPIEERKSEEVTAFFGTNTAPKGIQVFNPAFDVTPHELVEAIITERGIHRMPYTESLKDLSSRA
- the gatB gene encoding Asp-tRNA(Asn)/Glu-tRNA(Gln) amidotransferase subunit GatB codes for the protein MTPFETVIGLEVHAQLKTQTKLFCACSTEFGRPPNTNTCEVCLGLPGVLPVLNGKAVEYAVKAGLATHCRIKRKSVFARKNYFYPDLPKGYQISQYEFPICEKGYLDIEFDGQGKRVGLTRIHMEEDAGKSVHDFGDPAYSHVDLNRACVPLIEIVSEPDMRSSKEASAYLKRLRDILVYLDICDGNMEEGSFRCDANVSIRPFGQEKFGTRCELKNMNSFRNVERAIEYEVKRQEALILDGKQVVQETRLWNADKGVSESMRSKEEANDYRYFPDPDLLPLIVEESWVEQIRKNQPELAHEKSQRFAKDYAIPAYDAEVLTAEKPVAEHWEAAVKLSGVEAKKVSNLYMTHLLKLQKDFPETFDRIKPQIVAEVFKLSESGQVSGGMAKEIFSEVAATGKTVAAIVEEKGFVQVSDTGAIEKIIDEVIAANPKQLADFRSGKDKLFGYFVGQTMKALQGKANPGIVNDLLTKKLKG
- the gatA gene encoding Asp-tRNA(Asn)/Glu-tRNA(Gln) amidotransferase subunit GatA; its protein translation is MELHHLTLAEAAEKLAKKEVSSKELTQATLKRIAEVDPKVESYLTVTADLALQKAEDVDAKIAKGEKTGPLAGIPFSLKDIFLTQGIRTTCGSKILHNFIPPYTATSAQKLFDQGIVLTGKVNMDEFAMGSSTETSHFKKTKNPWDLERTPGGSSGGSAAAVSAGLCYATLGTDTGGSIRQPASLTGIVGLKPTYGRVSRFGVIAFASSLDQVGPMTKDVRDCAIVLNAIAGHDSRDSTSFKAEVPDYTAALKKDCKGLKIGVAREYFIEGTDPEVDAAVKQALETYKALGAEIREVSLPHTEYAVPTYYILAPAEASSNLARYDGVRFGHRTENPKDLYELYTKSRSEGFGPEVKRRIMLGTYVLSAGYYDAYYLKAQQVRTLIRRDFENAFKEVDLLVTPTSPFPAFKIGEKADDPIQMYLSDIFTINVNLAGLPGMSLPCGISKGGLPIGMQLIAGHFQEEKIFHAAYAYEQASEWHRKRPPL
- the ilvE gene encoding branched-chain-amino-acid transaminase, yielding MPAVQKVEKIWLDGKMIPWDDAKVHVLTHTLHYGMGVFEGIRCYEGEGGKSALFRLQEHIDRLYDSAHILLMEIPFPKEQILEACKDIFRVNKLKAGYLRPLVFVGDGEMGLAASGNPTRVAIIAWPWGTYLGDEGVKNGIRAKVSSYARHHVNVTMTKSKAVASYVNSILAKREALLAGYEETVMLDTEGFVSEASGENLFMVKNGKVLTPPTTSALQGITRDAVIELLKDHGHGVKECNITRDELYVSDEIFLTGTAAEITPVRELDHRRIGSGKPGPITQLVQKEFHDLVRGRGKKHSEWLSPL
- a CDS encoding zf-TFIIB domain-containing protein, which encodes MSTNFKPSHEEEEFIARQEIEKRQELAEKVKADMAAAELEKLKQLHWHHCANCGFEMHSIVYKGLTIEKCPNCNGIFLEAGELERIAGKESGFFYNVLDLFKF